In Edaphobacter dinghuensis, a genomic segment contains:
- a CDS encoding CRTAC1 family protein, producing the protein MKLICPLGLIFCVGFIQAQAKAVSSSAKPNLSEEHSANNERVPQLVDITASTGIHFEHLSSPEQKYIVESMSGGVALLDYDGDGWLDIYFTNAPSVSMALAGKKARSALFHNNHDGTFTDVTEKAGVGYPCWAMGAAVGDYNNDGRPDLIVSCFGGVVLYRNNGDGTFTDVTKAAGLDKDTGWATGVTFGDYDGDGNSDLFVPHYVDLDMNDLPKFGSSKTCQYHGVAVQCGPRGLKGSPDTLYHNNGDGTFTEVAKQAGVDDPNHFFGLGAVWSDFDNDGKLDLFVGNDGEPNYLYHNEGNGHFKEMAYDAGVAVSEDGTEQANMGLALGDYLNVGRISLVVTHFSDEYAAMFRNDGGMTFSDVSRASGISRSSSPYVGWGDAFLDLDNSGWKDLILVNGHVYPQVDSVKMGTRYKEPKLVFKNQHDGTFKDVSEESGEAVRELQVSRGLAVGDLFNTGKLDVVVENLTGSPMILAAKSNPANHWVSFDLEGSPKNRLALNARVWVTIGKQRQMDEVRSGGSYLSQNDLRLHFGLGDAARIDKVEVQWPNGERQSFENIVGDHFYHLKQGGTLIPVPQTR; encoded by the coding sequence GTGAAACTAATCTGTCCTCTTGGCCTGATCTTTTGTGTGGGGTTCATTCAAGCGCAGGCAAAGGCAGTATCGAGCTCTGCGAAGCCGAACCTCTCCGAGGAGCATTCCGCTAATAATGAGCGTGTGCCGCAATTAGTGGATATAACGGCTTCAACTGGTATCCACTTCGAACACCTCTCCAGCCCCGAGCAGAAGTACATCGTTGAGTCGATGAGCGGCGGAGTTGCCTTGCTTGATTATGACGGCGATGGCTGGCTCGATATCTACTTCACCAACGCTCCTAGCGTATCTATGGCACTGGCCGGAAAAAAAGCAAGGAGTGCGCTCTTCCATAACAACCATGACGGAACGTTTACGGATGTTACGGAGAAGGCCGGTGTCGGTTATCCGTGCTGGGCAATGGGCGCTGCCGTGGGTGACTATAACAACGATGGCCGGCCCGATCTAATCGTTAGCTGCTTCGGTGGTGTGGTTCTCTATCGCAACAATGGCGACGGCACGTTTACCGATGTCACCAAGGCAGCGGGACTCGACAAAGACACAGGCTGGGCTACCGGTGTTACCTTTGGCGATTATGACGGCGATGGAAACTCCGATTTATTTGTGCCGCACTATGTAGATTTGGACATGAACGATCTGCCGAAGTTCGGATCGAGCAAGACCTGCCAATATCACGGGGTGGCCGTTCAATGCGGGCCGCGTGGACTCAAGGGATCTCCCGATACCCTGTACCACAATAACGGAGATGGCACTTTTACTGAGGTTGCTAAACAGGCCGGGGTCGATGATCCGAATCATTTCTTTGGACTTGGCGCGGTCTGGTCTGATTTTGACAATGACGGGAAACTTGATCTCTTTGTTGGAAATGATGGCGAGCCAAACTATCTTTACCACAATGAAGGCAATGGGCACTTTAAGGAGATGGCCTACGACGCTGGCGTTGCTGTGAGCGAAGATGGAACGGAACAGGCAAATATGGGCCTTGCGCTAGGTGATTACCTGAATGTTGGCCGCATAAGTCTGGTCGTAACGCACTTCAGCGACGAATATGCCGCGATGTTTCGTAACGATGGCGGAATGACCTTCTCCGATGTTTCGCGTGCGTCTGGGATCTCACGTTCGAGTTCGCCCTACGTCGGTTGGGGCGATGCTTTTCTGGATCTCGATAACTCCGGTTGGAAAGACCTGATTTTAGTGAACGGACATGTTTATCCGCAGGTTGACAGCGTGAAGATGGGAACGAGATATAAGGAGCCCAAACTTGTCTTCAAGAATCAGCACGACGGTACATTCAAAGACGTAAGTGAAGAGTCGGGCGAGGCCGTGCGCGAGCTTCAGGTCAGCCGAGGGCTTGCAGTCGGAGACCTATTCAATACCGGCAAGCTCGATGTCGTGGTGGAGAATTTAACTGGCAGTCCCATGATTCTCGCAGCCAAAAGCAATCCAGCGAATCACTGGGTAAGTTTCGATCTGGAAGGAAGCCCCAAAAACCGATTAGCTCTGAACGCCCGGGTTTGGGTGACGATCGGTAAGCAGCGGCAGATGGATGAGGTCCGAAGCGGTGGCAGCTATCTGTCTCAGAACGATCTTCGACTACACTTCGGATTGGGTGACGCGGCTCGAATCGATAAGGTCGAGGTGCAGTGGCCCAATGGTGAGCGACAGTCTTTTGAGAATATTGTCGGCGATCACTTCTATCATCTGAAGCAGGGTGGCACTCTCATCCCAGTGCCGCAGACGCGATAA
- a CDS encoding glycoside hydrolase family 30 protein produces MNFRISSYLLLAASILTSQAMCAQKKATYWLTTPDRSSLLQLQKTPLDFAKPSGSNPTINVDDKQTFQTMDGFGFALTGGSAQLIMQMDPAKRAALLHELFTDNDNNIGVSYLRVSIGSSDMNAYVFSYDDLPEGQTDPEMAKFDLGLDRKDVIPVLKQILAINPKIKILGSPWSAPLWMKMTGKAKGGVLKPEYFAAYATYFVKYIEGMKAEGIPIDAITIQNEPLNEKNTPSMVMLAPEEADFIENDLGPAFAKAGIKTKIVLYDHNLDHPAYPRSILKDPAANKYVDGTGFHLYGGTVDAMTQVHNAFPDKNMYFTEQSVTDHGGSDQLNIARPVAGIVIGVARNWSKNVLLWNLAADPQFGPHTNDGGCTGCQGALTIDGSKVTRNLAFYTIAHASKFVPAGSVRIGSNDIDNLPNVAFKTPEGKEVLIVANPNDSSQTFNVSYHKKAFTSVLGAGDVATYIW; encoded by the coding sequence ATGAATTTCAGAATTAGTAGTTATCTGCTGCTCGCTGCCTCGATACTTACTTCGCAAGCAATGTGTGCGCAAAAAAAAGCTACCTATTGGCTGACGACTCCCGATAGATCATCTCTCTTGCAGTTACAAAAGACGCCGCTGGATTTTGCCAAACCCTCAGGGAGCAACCCGACCATCAATGTAGATGACAAGCAAACATTTCAGACGATGGATGGATTCGGCTTTGCATTGACGGGCGGTAGTGCTCAGCTAATCATGCAGATGGATCCTGCAAAACGTGCTGCATTGCTTCACGAACTCTTCACCGACAATGACAATAACATCGGCGTCAGCTACCTGCGAGTCAGCATTGGATCGTCTGACATGAACGCTTATGTCTTTTCCTACGACGATCTTCCGGAGGGCCAGACCGATCCAGAGATGGCCAAGTTCGATCTCGGCCTCGATCGCAAAGATGTTATTCCGGTGCTAAAGCAAATTCTGGCAATCAATCCGAAGATAAAGATATTAGGATCGCCCTGGTCCGCTCCACTATGGATGAAGATGACAGGCAAAGCAAAGGGGGGTGTCCTGAAACCAGAATACTTCGCAGCCTACGCCACTTATTTTGTTAAATACATTGAGGGGATGAAGGCGGAAGGCATTCCTATCGATGCCATCACCATTCAGAATGAGCCGCTGAACGAGAAGAACACGCCCAGCATGGTGATGCTTGCCCCCGAAGAAGCTGACTTCATCGAAAACGATTTGGGGCCGGCCTTTGCCAAAGCTGGAATCAAAACCAAAATTGTTCTATACGACCACAACCTCGATCATCCCGCTTATCCGCGCTCCATCTTGAAGGATCCCGCCGCGAATAAGTATGTCGATGGCACTGGATTTCACCTCTATGGCGGTACGGTCGATGCAATGACTCAGGTTCATAATGCATTTCCTGACAAGAACATGTATTTCACCGAGCAGTCGGTGACGGATCATGGCGGTAGCGATCAACTCAACATAGCTCGCCCTGTAGCGGGAATCGTCATCGGCGTCGCCCGTAACTGGAGCAAGAATGTATTGCTCTGGAACCTTGCTGCCGACCCTCAATTCGGTCCGCATACCAACGATGGCGGATGCACTGGCTGCCAGGGCGCACTCACCATCGATGGTAGTAAGGTCACCCGCAACCTTGCGTTTTACACAATTGCCCATGCATCCAAGTTCGTTCCGGCTGGATCTGTTCGTATCGGATCGAATGACATCGATAACCTTCCGAATGTTGCCTTCAAGACTCCCGAAGGGAAAGAAGTACTTATCGTTGCAAATCCCAACGATTCATCTCAGACGTTCAATGTCAGTTATCACAAAAAGGCATTTACTTCTGTCCTGGGAGCGGGAGACGTTGCAACTTATATCTGGTAA
- a CDS encoding glycoside hydrolase family 5 protein — protein MTTRRILCIAALLFCLLSFNSFAQFAHTQQKQIVDANGKPFLIRGTNLGNWFMPEGYMWDFDGGPQSAREIEALVTELLGPDKATDFWHQYREDYITRQDIHLLHESGFNTIRIPIHYKFFETNNSEGFALLDRVIQWSHEEGLYVIIDMHAAPGGQTGANIDDSYGYPWLYDSPREQAHLIAVWQRIAAHYKDNPTVLGYDLLNEPIPHYPSLAPLNAKLEPVYKKLTAAVRQVDTHHILFLGGAQWDGNFSVFHQPFDNNTAYTFHKYWSKTDVSVIQQYLDFRDRYNVPIWMGESGENTDEWITQFVDLLNKNDIGWTFWPYKKMSKTSAVVTITPPDGWDKIVAFAKLPRGTGQVEERLKARPDQETINRAFAGLLENIKLKNCHVNPGYLKALGMKPVSAN, from the coding sequence ATGACGACTCGTCGAATATTGTGTATCGCTGCTCTTCTCTTTTGTCTGTTGTCGTTCAATTCTTTTGCGCAGTTCGCGCATACGCAGCAAAAGCAGATTGTTGATGCGAATGGTAAGCCGTTCCTTATTCGCGGAACAAACCTTGGCAACTGGTTTATGCCCGAAGGATACATGTGGGACTTCGATGGCGGTCCACAGTCGGCTCGCGAGATTGAAGCTCTTGTGACGGAGCTCCTCGGACCGGACAAGGCAACAGACTTCTGGCATCAATATCGGGAAGACTACATCACACGGCAGGACATTCACCTGCTGCACGAATCTGGGTTTAATACCATTCGCATCCCGATCCACTACAAGTTTTTCGAGACAAATAATTCAGAGGGCTTCGCTCTGCTCGATCGTGTCATTCAATGGAGTCACGAGGAAGGGCTATACGTCATCATCGATATGCACGCTGCTCCGGGTGGACAGACTGGGGCAAATATCGACGATAGTTACGGCTATCCCTGGCTATACGATAGCCCGCGTGAACAGGCTCACCTGATCGCAGTCTGGCAACGAATCGCCGCTCACTATAAAGACAATCCAACTGTGCTTGGCTACGATCTGCTGAACGAGCCAATCCCGCACTACCCCAGCCTTGCACCGCTCAATGCCAAGCTTGAGCCGGTTTACAAAAAACTAACGGCTGCTGTTCGCCAGGTCGATACCCATCACATTCTCTTTCTTGGTGGAGCGCAGTGGGACGGCAACTTCTCGGTCTTCCATCAACCATTCGACAACAACACTGCTTACACCTTTCATAAGTACTGGTCCAAGACGGACGTTTCAGTGATTCAGCAATATCTCGATTTTCGTGATCGCTACAACGTTCCTATCTGGATGGGTGAATCTGGAGAAAATACTGACGAGTGGATCACCCAGTTCGTCGATCTGCTCAATAAAAACGACATCGGCTGGACCTTCTGGCCTTATAAGAAGATGTCGAAGACCTCTGCTGTTGTGACGATCACGCCTCCAGATGGATGGGATAAGATCGTTGCCTTTGCCAAGCTGCCGCGAGGCACAGGACAGGTGGAAGAACGACTCAAGGCAAGGCCCGATCAAGAGACGATCAACCGCGCCTTTGCAGGCCTGCTCGAAAATATCAAGCTAAAAAACTGCCATGTTAACCCAGGCTATCTAAAGGCGCTTGGGATGAAGCCCGTATCAGCAAACTGA
- a CDS encoding tetratricopeptide repeat protein, producing MKVFCLLFLLSLGGVGSGVAQSANTSTAKQVQAHEQRAHELLSQKNPALAAKEFAAVVALDPNNIDAQANLGVLLFFQKDYAQAEPHLRKAVEQQPELTKIRALLGMCERNLGENDLARTDLQAVVDQLKEPSVRLEAGLELIELYTAAQELPKAAAVVEVLRAGAPTDPRILYAAYRIYSDLSGEALLDLSVAAPNSGQMHQAMAHELNRIGNTSGVIADLRKAIAIDPTLPGIHFELAEALRASSDLKLRAEAEQEYKLAVAANSRDEKAISRLGDIAVEKDDFDGATTYYKRALALVPGDADATLGLAHVYIEKDQSAAALPLLEPLVAADPTNVLAHYRLSTAYRKLKRPADAKREMDAYQKYKGIKEKLGAVYKDMRLENPQDEPDK from the coding sequence ATGAAGGTGTTTTGTCTTCTTTTTTTATTGAGCCTCGGTGGAGTTGGCTCAGGGGTAGCGCAATCTGCGAATACTTCAACAGCAAAGCAGGTTCAGGCTCATGAACAAAGAGCACATGAGCTTTTGAGTCAGAAGAATCCGGCGCTCGCGGCGAAGGAGTTTGCAGCGGTTGTTGCGCTGGATCCGAACAATATTGATGCGCAAGCAAATTTAGGCGTACTCCTTTTTTTTCAAAAAGATTATGCCCAAGCTGAGCCGCATCTTCGCAAAGCGGTTGAGCAGCAGCCGGAGCTGACTAAGATTCGAGCACTCCTCGGCATGTGTGAGAGAAATCTTGGTGAGAACGATCTCGCGCGCACCGATCTACAGGCGGTCGTCGATCAGCTCAAAGAGCCAAGTGTGCGGCTAGAGGCTGGATTGGAGCTGATTGAGCTATACACTGCAGCACAGGAGCTTCCTAAGGCAGCAGCAGTCGTCGAAGTCTTGCGCGCCGGCGCACCGACTGATCCGCGAATCCTCTATGCGGCTTACCGCATCTATTCCGATCTGTCAGGCGAAGCGCTTCTGGATCTGTCGGTGGCCGCACCGAACTCCGGGCAAATGCATCAGGCGATGGCACATGAACTCAATCGCATAGGAAACACCTCCGGTGTGATCGCCGATCTTCGCAAGGCAATTGCAATTGACCCAACCCTGCCGGGAATTCATTTTGAATTGGCAGAGGCGCTCCGTGCATCCTCCGATCTGAAGCTTCGCGCAGAAGCAGAGCAGGAGTACAAGCTGGCTGTAGCAGCGAATAGCCGGGACGAAAAGGCGATATCGCGGCTTGGCGACATTGCTGTTGAAAAAGATGACTTCGACGGCGCAACAACATATTACAAACGTGCCCTTGCACTGGTGCCGGGAGATGCGGATGCAACTCTAGGGTTGGCCCATGTCTATATCGAGAAGGATCAATCTGCTGCAGCACTGCCGCTGTTGGAGCCTCTGGTTGCTGCCGACCCCACCAATGTCCTCGCCCACTATCGATTGAGTACGGCTTATCGCAAGTTGAAACGGCCAGCTGACGCGAAGCGTGAGATGGATGCCTATCAAAAGTACAAAGGCATTAAAGAAAAGCTGGGAGCGGTTTATAAAGATATGCGTCTTGAAAATCCTCAGGATGAGCCGGATAAGTAG
- the bglX gene encoding beta-glucosidase BglX produces the protein MTHRFISRAFIHQFVVGGLSLALLGGLCPHKLLAQVHPMARSQHTQSAEDTKMARFVDDLLRKMTLEEKIGQMSQIALNQPQDVSPDQRILNGQVGSFLFLTDANEINRLQHIAVDRSRLHIPLIFGFDVIHGFRTIYPVPLALAASWDPEMVEHVQSMAAKEASAVGVNWTFAPMVDIARDPRWGRIMEGAGEDPYLGSKMAAAQVRGFQGDRLGAPDHILACVKHFAGYGAAVGGRDYDSSDISDEQLWNVYFPPFEAAVRAGSGSLMPAYMDLNGVPAAGNKFLLQEVLRDKWKFNGFVVSDWDAVFNLTTHGFASGPEDAAARAVNAGVDMEMTGHVYRDNLAAAIKDGLVKESTIDESVRRILTTKYRLGLFSHPYVDPSKASAQLVSPEQRHSARVAAERTAVLLRNEDHLLPLSKSLKSIAVIGPLADSKPDIMGSWSLAGHPADAVTVLEGIRKRFGADTTVSWAKGVEIARGQPSIFDSQFPSPQPTLKTDAERDAEFAHAIDLVNKSEVTVMVLGEAQNMSGERASRSTLTLPGKQQQLLEAAVATGKPVVLVLLNGRPLNITWASQHVPAILDAWYPGTEGGNAIADLLFGDANPGGKLPVSWPRSVGQVPIFYARNLTQIPNDPDTRYWDGSSAPLYPFGYGLSYTSFNLDGLKLASSSVKSGSSLTVSVDVQNTGSMTGDEVVQFYTHQRSGSASRPVRELKGFRRITLKPGEKQTVVLQLDTRDLGFWSSQTHHWAIEPGLFDLWVGTSSAATDHATFTVLP, from the coding sequence ATGACACATCGTTTTATTTCGCGAGCCTTCATTCATCAATTTGTTGTGGGTGGCTTGTCGCTCGCTCTGCTCGGTGGGTTGTGCCCACACAAGCTATTGGCGCAGGTGCATCCGATGGCCAGGAGCCAGCATACCCAAAGCGCTGAAGACACGAAAATGGCTCGCTTTGTAGATGATCTCCTGCGCAAGATGACGCTTGAAGAGAAGATTGGGCAGATGAGCCAGATTGCGCTCAATCAGCCGCAGGACGTCTCGCCGGACCAGCGCATCCTTAACGGTCAGGTGGGCTCATTTCTCTTTCTCACCGACGCTAACGAAATCAATCGCCTTCAGCATATTGCTGTCGATCGCAGCCGACTCCATATTCCCCTCATCTTCGGATTCGACGTCATCCACGGATTTCGCACGATCTATCCTGTTCCGCTGGCTCTCGCGGCTTCCTGGGATCCGGAGATGGTCGAGCACGTTCAAAGCATGGCTGCCAAAGAGGCCAGCGCCGTAGGCGTCAATTGGACCTTCGCTCCTATGGTCGATATTGCGCGCGATCCACGCTGGGGCCGCATCATGGAAGGTGCGGGCGAAGATCCATACCTTGGCTCCAAGATGGCGGCAGCTCAGGTTCGCGGCTTTCAGGGAGATCGCCTTGGAGCCCCAGATCATATTCTTGCCTGCGTAAAGCACTTCGCAGGGTATGGAGCTGCGGTAGGCGGCCGCGATTACGACTCGTCCGATATCTCGGATGAACAACTCTGGAACGTCTACTTTCCTCCGTTTGAGGCTGCGGTACGCGCAGGCTCCGGATCTTTAATGCCGGCCTACATGGACTTGAACGGAGTTCCGGCCGCAGGCAACAAGTTTTTATTGCAAGAGGTCCTTCGCGATAAATGGAAGTTCAATGGCTTTGTAGTCAGTGATTGGGATGCAGTTTTCAATCTGACCACGCATGGGTTTGCCTCCGGCCCCGAGGATGCAGCGGCTCGCGCCGTAAACGCCGGTGTCGACATGGAGATGACAGGCCACGTTTATCGCGACAATCTCGCTGCTGCGATCAAAGATGGCTTGGTCAAAGAATCGACCATCGACGAATCAGTGCGGCGCATTCTGACCACCAAGTATCGCCTTGGCCTCTTCAGCCATCCTTACGTCGATCCATCGAAGGCATCCGCACAACTTGTCTCGCCGGAACAACGCCACTCTGCCAGAGTTGCTGCTGAGCGAACTGCTGTCCTGCTGCGTAACGAAGACCACTTACTCCCTCTCAGCAAGTCGCTGAAATCGATCGCAGTCATCGGGCCGCTTGCCGATTCAAAGCCGGACATCATGGGCTCATGGAGTCTGGCCGGGCATCCTGCCGATGCAGTGACTGTACTCGAAGGGATTCGCAAACGCTTCGGCGCAGATACAACCGTGTCCTGGGCAAAGGGAGTTGAGATTGCGCGCGGTCAGCCCTCTATCTTCGACAGCCAGTTTCCCAGCCCACAGCCTACGCTGAAGACAGATGCGGAGCGCGATGCGGAGTTTGCGCACGCGATCGATCTCGTCAACAAATCTGAGGTCACCGTGATGGTTCTTGGAGAGGCGCAGAACATGAGCGGCGAGCGTGCTTCCCGGTCCACACTTACACTTCCCGGCAAGCAGCAGCAGCTCCTCGAAGCTGCGGTGGCAACCGGCAAGCCTGTAGTCTTGGTGCTTCTCAATGGAAGGCCGCTTAACATTACATGGGCGTCTCAGCATGTGCCTGCCATCCTTGATGCATGGTATCCAGGCACAGAAGGCGGCAATGCAATCGCCGATCTGCTCTTCGGCGATGCAAATCCCGGAGGTAAGCTGCCAGTAAGTTGGCCGCGCAGCGTAGGGCAGGTTCCTATCTTTTATGCGCGCAATCTGACTCAGATTCCCAATGACCCCGATACACGCTATTGGGATGGATCCAGTGCTCCTCTCTACCCATTCGGCTATGGACTCAGTTACACCAGCTTTAATTTGGATGGCCTCAAGCTGGCCTCTTCTTCTGTAAAGTCCGGCTCCTCGCTGACAGTTTCAGTGGATGTACAAAATACCGGATCGATGACAGGTGATGAGGTCGTGCAGTTTTATACTCATCAGCGTTCTGGCAGCGCTTCCCGTCCCGTGCGTGAATTGAAGGGCTTTCGGCGCATAACGCTTAAGCCTGGCGAGAAGCAGACTGTTGTGCTGCAACTCGACACGCGCGATCTTGGTTTCTGGAGCTCGCAGACACATCACTGGGCGATCGAGCCTGGTCTCTTCGATCTTTGGGTAGGAACCAGCTCAGCCGCCACCGACCACGCTACCTTCACCGTTTTGCCTTAG
- a CDS encoding LacI family DNA-binding transcriptional regulator, with amino-acid sequence MSKQSAHAPRTARPASLKMLAEYLGLSPSTISFVLNDAPGRSIPEATRQRVKAAAAKFNYQPSMIARTLQGKRMQTIGVLLPELGEGYHSQVLSGVGDLLMREGFFYFTVHHRHKKELVSTYPELLRSRGVDGILAIDTHLPEDALLPLPTVLVAGHTELSGVTNVILNHERAAELALRHLHQLGHRKIAFMQGQPFSSDSDTRWAATMHVARELGLAVSDDLTIHLEKDSHSPEISYPGIRHLIQSRRPFTAVLCFNDVSAMGTIRALHEGGLRVPTDVSVLGFDDIQSAQYQVPSLTTIRQPLQKMGSTAARMLLKKLADEVTPELIRVDPELIIRESTARASKPSKKRADAAN; translated from the coding sequence ATGTCAAAACAGTCCGCGCACGCTCCACGTACAGCACGCCCCGCCAGCCTCAAAATGCTGGCGGAATATCTTGGACTCAGCCCCTCGACCATATCGTTTGTCCTGAACGATGCACCCGGCAGATCCATCCCCGAGGCCACCCGGCAACGCGTCAAAGCTGCGGCAGCTAAGTTCAACTACCAACCCAGCATGATTGCGCGCACCCTGCAGGGAAAACGTATGCAGACCATCGGTGTGCTGCTGCCGGAGTTGGGCGAGGGATACCACTCCCAAGTGCTCAGCGGCGTTGGCGATCTTCTGATGCGAGAGGGGTTCTTCTACTTCACCGTCCACCACCGACACAAAAAAGAACTGGTCTCGACCTATCCTGAGTTGTTGCGGTCGCGCGGTGTCGACGGCATTCTGGCGATTGATACGCATCTGCCAGAAGATGCCTTGCTACCATTACCCACCGTTCTTGTGGCCGGACATACGGAGTTGTCCGGGGTGACTAACGTGATCTTGAATCACGAGAGAGCTGCGGAGCTCGCGCTGCGACATCTCCACCAGCTTGGGCACCGCAAGATAGCATTCATGCAGGGGCAGCCCTTCAGCTCCGACTCCGATACCCGCTGGGCCGCAACGATGCATGTAGCACGAGAGCTCGGACTGGCAGTAAGCGACGACCTGACAATTCATCTCGAAAAAGATTCTCATTCGCCCGAGATCAGTTACCCGGGCATTCGCCATCTTATCCAGAGTCGACGGCCTTTTACAGCGGTTCTTTGTTTCAACGACGTATCGGCCATGGGAACCATACGCGCGCTGCATGAAGGTGGACTTCGTGTTCCGACAGATGTCTCGGTTCTGGGATTCGACGATATCCAGTCTGCTCAATATCAGGTTCCAAGCCTTACCACCATTCGCCAGCCGCTGCAGAAGATGGGCAGCACTGCCGCCCGCATGCTGCTGAAGAAACTTGCGGACGAAGTTACACCGGAGCTGATTCGAGTTGACCCAGAGCTCATTATTCGTGAATCGACAGCTCGGGCCTCTAAACCGTCTAAAAAACGCGCCGACGCTGCAAACTGA